From a region of the Helianthus annuus cultivar XRQ/B chromosome 5, HanXRQr2.0-SUNRISE, whole genome shotgun sequence genome:
- the LOC110942320 gene encoding transcription factor TGA7 isoform X1, producing the protein MWENTYDGHLSPNTSLNSQADTMLIDNPDYNSQESLKSSQDTEKSVSYKLQRRLAQNREAARKSRLKKKAYVQELESGRLKLAKLEHEIEKARKQAAYMDLSNTIHGILPGIVVFEKKYDQWVVEQHKKESELATILQTDASDMELRVFVDGIVNHYQVLFQMKADAAKTDTFNLLYGSWKSPVERLFQWLGGFRPSEILYILMPRFEPLTDTQVVNLSRLRHTCRQAEDALTQGLDKLEQTLAQSVTINITEGGNYDTHMSSMIEVAESLENFLNQADHLRHQTLQQMSRILTIRQASRGLLALGEYFQRLRVLNSLWSSRACIISS; encoded by the exons ATGTGGGAAAACACATACGATGGTCATCTTAGCCCCAACACGAGCCTAAATTCTCAAGCCGACACAATGCTAATTGACAAC CCTGACTACAATTCTCAAGAATCATTAAAATCTTCACAAGATACAGAGAAAAGCGTATCATATAAG TTGCAAAGACGATTAGCACAAAATCGCGAAGCTGCTAGAAAAAGTCGTTTGAAGAAAAAG GCATATGTTCAAGAATTGGAATCAGGACGACTAAAGTTAGCCAAATTGGAGCATGAAATTGAAAAGGCTCGAAAACAG GCTGCATACATGGATCTGTCGAATACAATTCATGGTATATTACCTG GAATTGTTGTGTTTGAGAAGAAATATGATCAATGGGTTGTTGAGCAACACAAAAAGGAGTCCGAACTTGCGACGATCCTTCAAACCGATGCAAGCGATATGGAGCTAAGAGTATTTGTGGATGGGATAGTAAACCACTACCAAGTTCTTTTCCAGATGAAAGCGGATGCTGCGAAAACCGACACATTTAACTTGTTGTACGGGTCATGGAAATCTCCGGTTGAGCGGTTATTCCAATGGCTAGGCGGGTTTCGACCATCAGAAATTTTATAT ATACTAATGCCGCGGTTTGAGCCACTAACGGATACACAAGTTGTGAATTTGTCGAGGCTAAGACACACTTGTCGACAAGCGGAAGATGCATTGACTCAAGGACTAGATAAACTTGAGCAAACTTTGGCTCAAAGTGTCACTATTAACATAACGGAAGGTGGAAACTACGACACGCATATGAGTTCAATGATAGAGGTGGCCGAATCACTCGAAAACTTCTTGAACCAG GCGGATCACCTTCGACATCAAACACTACAACAAATGTCTCGGATCTTGACTATTCGTCAAGCTTCAAGAGGGTTGCTCGCACTGGGAGAATACTTTCAACGTCTTCGTGTATTAAATTCACTTTGGTCATCTCGTGCTTGTATCATTAGTAGCTAG
- the LOC110942320 gene encoding transcription factor TGA7 isoform X2, translated as MWENTYDGHLSPNTSLNSQADTMLIDNPDYNSQESLKSSQDTEKSVSYKLQRRLAQNREAARKSRLKKKAYVQELESGRLKLAKLEHEIEKARKQAAYMDLSNTIHGIVVFEKKYDQWVVEQHKKESELATILQTDASDMELRVFVDGIVNHYQVLFQMKADAAKTDTFNLLYGSWKSPVERLFQWLGGFRPSEILYILMPRFEPLTDTQVVNLSRLRHTCRQAEDALTQGLDKLEQTLAQSVTINITEGGNYDTHMSSMIEVAESLENFLNQADHLRHQTLQQMSRILTIRQASRGLLALGEYFQRLRVLNSLWSSRACIISS; from the exons ATGTGGGAAAACACATACGATGGTCATCTTAGCCCCAACACGAGCCTAAATTCTCAAGCCGACACAATGCTAATTGACAAC CCTGACTACAATTCTCAAGAATCATTAAAATCTTCACAAGATACAGAGAAAAGCGTATCATATAAG TTGCAAAGACGATTAGCACAAAATCGCGAAGCTGCTAGAAAAAGTCGTTTGAAGAAAAAG GCATATGTTCAAGAATTGGAATCAGGACGACTAAAGTTAGCCAAATTGGAGCATGAAATTGAAAAGGCTCGAAAACAG GCTGCATACATGGATCTGTCGAATACAATTCATG GAATTGTTGTGTTTGAGAAGAAATATGATCAATGGGTTGTTGAGCAACACAAAAAGGAGTCCGAACTTGCGACGATCCTTCAAACCGATGCAAGCGATATGGAGCTAAGAGTATTTGTGGATGGGATAGTAAACCACTACCAAGTTCTTTTCCAGATGAAAGCGGATGCTGCGAAAACCGACACATTTAACTTGTTGTACGGGTCATGGAAATCTCCGGTTGAGCGGTTATTCCAATGGCTAGGCGGGTTTCGACCATCAGAAATTTTATAT ATACTAATGCCGCGGTTTGAGCCACTAACGGATACACAAGTTGTGAATTTGTCGAGGCTAAGACACACTTGTCGACAAGCGGAAGATGCATTGACTCAAGGACTAGATAAACTTGAGCAAACTTTGGCTCAAAGTGTCACTATTAACATAACGGAAGGTGGAAACTACGACACGCATATGAGTTCAATGATAGAGGTGGCCGAATCACTCGAAAACTTCTTGAACCAG GCGGATCACCTTCGACATCAAACACTACAACAAATGTCTCGGATCTTGACTATTCGTCAAGCTTCAAGAGGGTTGCTCGCACTGGGAGAATACTTTCAACGTCTTCGTGTATTAAATTCACTTTGGTCATCTCGTGCTTGTATCATTAGTAGCTAG
- the LOC110942322 gene encoding NAD(P)H-quinone oxidoreductase subunit T, chloroplastic encodes MSNLRTVCRPHHAVYSSITCCYNRARSRPRSIVSASNSIRNPNSLKPRLSSSAAFYRGTDSSDGHRTEPLWSGYGNRQRRTLVRATNWTDEKSPYDTLELEGDADDEEIKLAYRRLAKFYHPDVYNGKGSLEEGETAEARFIKIQAAYELLIDSDERRKYDMENRANPMKASQAWMEWLMKKRKAFDQRGDMAIAAWAEQQQRELNIRVRRLSRSKVDPDEERRILAKEKKASIENYTNTLKRHTLVLRKRDLLRKKAEEEKKKLLITQLLAAEGLELASDEDDKTS; translated from the exons ATGAGTAATTTGAGGACAGTTTGCAGACCTCATCATGCTGTATACTCATCCATAACATGCTGTTACAATCGAGCTAGGTCTCGACCTCGATCCATTGTCAGTGCTTCGAATTCGATACGAAACCCTAATTCCTTAAAACCTCGATTATCTTCTTCTGCAGCTTTCTATCGAGGAACTGATTCATCAGATGGTCATAGAACGGAACCGTTGTGGTCTGGATATGGTAATCGTCAGCGCAGGACGCTAGTTAGGGCTACTAATTGGACTGATGAGAAATCTCCGTACGATACCCTTG AACTAGAAGGAGATGCTGATGACGAGGAGATAAAGCTGGCTTACAGACGTTTAGCAAAGTTTTATCACCCTGATG TTTATAATGGCAAAGGGTCTCTAGAAGAAGGAGAAACTGCCGAAGCTCGGTTTATCAAAATTCAAGCAGCCTATGAATTGCTTATAGATAGTGACGAAAGGAGGAAATATGATATGGAAAACCGAGCCAATCCAATGAAG GCATCTCAAGCATGGATGGAGTGGCTAATGAAAAAACGCAAGGCGTTTGATCAAAGGGGTGACATGGCGATTGCCGCTTGGGCTGAACAGCAGCAGCGCGAGTTAAATATCCGTGTACGCCGTCTCTCTCGCTCAAAG GTTGATCCCGATGAGGAAAGAAGAATTcttgcaaaagagaaaaaagcgTCAATTGAGAATTATACCAACACTTTGAAAAGGCATACACTTGTGTTGAGGAAAAGGGATTTATTGAGAAAGAAAGCGGAGGAAGAGAAGAAAAAACTCCTGATTACTCAGCTTCTAGCAGCCGAGGGTCTCGAGCTTGCATCAGACGAAGACGATAAAACGTCATAA